The proteins below come from a single Miscanthus floridulus cultivar M001 chromosome 1, ASM1932011v1, whole genome shotgun sequence genomic window:
- the LOC136503465 gene encoding lecithin-cholesterol acyltransferase-like 1 — translation MLPPRVRPMVLAPALLVVAALLAGAGDLHPVVLVPGYGSNQLEAMLTAAYEPPAPACAGAADHGWFPLWPNHTAMRDASQVPCFADQMSLVYDAGADDYRDAVGVATRTPYFGSARALIGWDRLVQQLEGMGYRDGETLYAAPYDFRYAVAPPGHPSAVGDRYFRDLGRLIQASRLNQGRPAIVVAHSFGCALTYQLLLSRPLAWRRRYVKRVVLLGPALGGFAAGMYVLSAGMDYGLPNVTRPTMLRLARSQQSALWRLPTPLVFGDRPMAVTRTATYSARNMSEFLEAIGFAEGVRPYLTRVLPMWEALPAPMVPVTSVIGFGVRTPETYVFGTDGLEGEAEVLYGDGDGDINMVSLAAVEKWSEVEGQVLKVVRLPGVHHEGFFSTDFAVKSIIAEISEAGESIEQIGVVSCEQKCSDY, via the exons ATGCTACCACCACGGGTCAGACCAATGGTTCTCGCTCCTGCGCTCCTCGTCGTGGCGGCGCTCCTGGCCGGGGCCGGGGACCTGCACCCGGTCGTGCTCGTGCCGGGGTACGGCTCCAACCAGCTGGAGGCGATGCTGACGGCGGCGTACGAGCCCCCGGCGCCTGCCTGTGCCGGCGCCGCGGACCACGGCTGGTTCCCGCTCTGGCCAAACCACACGGCGATGCGCGATGCTAGCCAGGTCCCCTGCTTCGCCGACCAGATGAGCCTCGTCTACGACGCCGGCGCCGACGACTACCGCGACGCCGTCGGCGTCGCTACCAGGACCCCGTACTTCGGCTCCGCGCGCGCCCTCATCGG GTGGGACAGGCTGGTGCAGCAGCTGGAAGGCATGGGCTACCGCGACGGCGAGACGCTCTACGCCGCGCCGTACGACTTCCGCTACGCCGTCGCGCCTCCCGGCCACCCGTCCGCGGTGGGGGACCGCTACTTCCGCGACCTCGGGCGCCTCATCCAGGCGAGCCGCCTCAACCAGGGCCGCCCGGCCATCGTGGTCGCGCACAGCTTCGGGTGCGCGCTCACCTACCAGCTGCTCCTCTCCCGCCCGCTCGCCTGGCGCCGCCGCTACGTGAAGCGCGTCGTCCTCCTGGGTCCCGCGCTCGGCGGCTTTGCCGCGGGGATGTACGTCCTTAGCGCCGGCATGGACTACGGCCTCCCGAACGTCACGCGGCCGACGATGCTCCGGCTGGCGCGGAGCCAGCAGAGCGCGCTGTGGCGCCTGCCCACGCCGCTGGTGTTCGGGGACCGGCCAATGGCGGTGACCAGGACCGCGACCTACTCGGCGCGCAACATGTCGGAGTTCCTCGAGGCCATCGGCTTCGCTGAAGGAGTGCGGCCGTACTTGACGCGGGTGCTGCCGATGTGGGAGGCGCTGCCGGCGCCGATGGTGCCGGTGACCAGCGTCATCGGGTTCGGTGTCAGGACGCCCGAGACGTACGTGTTCGGGACCGATGGGCTCGAGGGGGAAGCCGAGGTGCTttacggcgacggcgacggggacATCAACATGGTAAGCCTGGCGGCTGTCGAGAAATGGTCGGAGGTGGAAGGCCAGGTCTTGAAGGTCGTTAGGTTGCCCGGTGTCCATCACGAAGGTTTCTTCAGTACCGATTTCGCTGTGAAGAGCATAATTGCTGAGATATCGGAGGCAGGAGAGAGTATAGAACAGATCGGCGTTGTATCGTGTGAGCAAAAATGTAGTGATTACTGA